In Chryseobacterium turcicum, a single window of DNA contains:
- a CDS encoding 3-oxoacyl-ACP synthase III family protein, with protein MPNTIIIGSGSYLPNRVIGRDFFLDSEFYTDEGVKIDKPAEETIAKFVEITEIENRRFIDDNLSNSQIGFEAAKIAIADANVDQEELDYIIYASNFGEVTVNGYVDFMPTMAARVKNKLGIKNRKCITYDMIFGCPGWVEAMILANNLIKAKVAKTILVIGAETLSRVTDPYDRNRMIFADGAGAVVVQATDEENVGIIAHNTICDNGVELNYLANGPSINEESDQTRLFVRMQGRKIYEYALKNVPSAIKETIDDAGLSIEDIDKILIHQANAKMDYAMIDRLHKLYDVKNYDHAVSPMTVQDLGNTSVATIPTMFDLIIKGKMEGHTFKDKGNIVMTSVGAGMNINAIVYKFP; from the coding sequence ATGCCAAATACGATCATTATTGGTTCCGGATCTTATCTTCCGAATAGAGTAATTGGAAGAGATTTTTTCTTAGATTCAGAGTTTTATACGGACGAAGGAGTAAAGATTGACAAACCTGCTGAAGAAACTATTGCAAAATTTGTTGAAATTACAGAGATAGAAAACAGGAGGTTTATTGATGATAATCTTTCAAATTCACAAATCGGTTTTGAAGCTGCAAAAATTGCTATTGCTGATGCTAATGTAGATCAGGAAGAGCTTGATTATATTATTTACGCCAGTAATTTTGGTGAAGTTACCGTCAATGGTTATGTAGATTTTATGCCAACCATGGCTGCAAGAGTTAAAAACAAATTAGGCATCAAAAACAGAAAATGTATTACTTACGATATGATTTTCGGTTGCCCAGGATGGGTTGAAGCCATGATTTTAGCAAATAACTTGATTAAAGCTAAAGTTGCAAAAACAATTCTTGTCATCGGTGCCGAAACGCTAAGCAGAGTAACCGATCCTTACGATAGAAACAGAATGATTTTTGCTGATGGAGCGGGAGCTGTAGTAGTACAAGCTACTGACGAAGAAAATGTAGGAATCATCGCTCACAATACAATTTGTGATAATGGTGTGGAGCTTAATTACCTTGCAAATGGCCCTTCTATCAATGAAGAATCAGATCAGACTCGTCTATTTGTAAGAATGCAGGGAAGAAAAATCTATGAATATGCGCTAAAGAACGTTCCTTCTGCAATTAAAGAAACTATCGATGACGCTGGATTATCTATTGAAGATATCGACAAAATATTAATCCACCAAGCTAATGCAAAGATGGATTATGCAATGATAGACAGACTTCACAAGTTATATGATGTGAAAAATTACGACCATGCTGTATCTCCTATGACTGTTCAGGATTTGGGAAATACTTCTGTAGCCACAATTCCTACGATGTTTGATTTAATAATTAAAGGAAAAATGGAGGGTCATACGTTTAAAGATAAAGGTAACATTGTGATGACTTCGGTTGGAGCCGGAATGAACATTAATGCGATCGTTTATAAATTTCCCTAA
- the ubiE gene encoding bifunctional demethylmenaquinone methyltransferase/2-methoxy-6-polyprenyl-1,4-benzoquinol methylase UbiE: protein MTKDINQVTPYNSESSKKSQVEDMFDNIAPKYDLLNHVLSMKIDVLWRNKLVKWMNHDAPKETLDVATGTGDLAIAVEKGTGAKVVGLDLSQQMLNVGIVKIKKLNLDGKISMQKGDAENLPFEDNRFDAVSVAFGVRNFENLTKGLAELRRVVKENKSVYILEFSKVEGFLGPFYMFYFKNILPAIGRLVSKDSRAYTYLPDSVNAFPFGEKMRQILLDTGFKKVEYKKLSLGIATIYKATK from the coding sequence TTGACAAAAGATATCAACCAAGTAACGCCCTACAATTCTGAATCTAGCAAAAAGAGTCAGGTAGAAGACATGTTCGACAATATTGCGCCTAAATACGATTTATTAAACCACGTACTTTCTATGAAAATAGATGTGCTTTGGAGAAATAAACTGGTAAAATGGATGAACCACGATGCCCCAAAAGAAACGTTGGATGTCGCCACAGGAACCGGTGATTTAGCTATTGCCGTAGAAAAAGGAACCGGAGCAAAAGTTGTGGGATTAGATTTGTCGCAACAAATGTTAAATGTTGGTATTGTTAAAATAAAAAAACTTAATTTAGACGGCAAAATTTCCATGCAAAAGGGCGATGCAGAAAATTTACCTTTCGAGGACAATAGATTTGATGCCGTTTCCGTTGCTTTTGGAGTGAGAAATTTTGAAAACCTTACCAAAGGTTTGGCAGAACTGAGAAGAGTAGTAAAAGAAAACAAAAGCGTTTATATTCTGGAGTTTTCTAAAGTAGAGGGTTTTTTAGGGCCATTTTATATGTTTTATTTCAAAAATATATTGCCGGCAATAGGCAGGTTGGTTTCTAAAGATAGTAGAGCGTATACTTATCTTCCGGATTCTGTAAATGCATTTCCATTTGGAGAAAAGATGAGACAAATTCTCTTAGATACAGGATTTAAAAAAGTAGAATACAAAAAGCTAAGTTTAGGTATAGCCACAATTTATAAAGCAACAAAATAA
- the porT gene encoding type IX secretion/gliding motility protein PorT/SprT, producing MNKFLLKALVLASVNIAFFADAQFRTRNRMDKLEDFDQKTVSWGFYLNANAIDYKIVFNPRYGMYENHNLVSSKQSTSFGAGLIAKFRLNDYLDVRVEPGLQFAQRELTFNTQSNDIYKDGSLTNAPFIPMTLTDKDRIREIKSTLIDIPVMLELHGERWYNSRPYVAAGVNYIVNLQSNSDSPDDNMQQVFRSTTHNFAWSAEMGVQFYFNKFKLTPAVRGTFFMNNEIVADNATTPPYWSSAVSTLQTRAIMFVLKFE from the coding sequence ATGAATAAATTTCTATTAAAAGCTCTGGTTTTAGCCTCAGTTAATATTGCATTCTTTGCAGATGCTCAATTTAGAACCCGTAACAGGATGGACAAGTTGGAAGACTTCGACCAAAAGACAGTCAGCTGGGGTTTCTATTTGAATGCAAATGCAATAGACTACAAAATTGTGTTTAATCCTAGATACGGAATGTATGAAAATCATAATCTTGTATCTTCTAAACAAAGCACAAGTTTCGGAGCAGGTCTTATTGCCAAGTTTAGATTGAATGATTATTTAGACGTTAGAGTAGAACCGGGTTTGCAGTTTGCTCAAAGAGAATTGACTTTTAATACACAATCAAATGATATTTATAAAGATGGAAGTTTAACAAATGCTCCATTTATTCCTATGACTTTAACAGATAAAGACAGAATAAGGGAAATTAAATCTACTTTAATTGATATTCCTGTGATGTTAGAATTACACGGGGAAAGATGGTATAATTCAAGACCATATGTTGCGGCTGGGGTAAATTACATTGTTAATCTACAGTCAAACTCAGATTCTCCAGATGACAATATGCAGCAGGTTTTCAGATCTACAACGCATAATTTTGCTTGGTCTGCAGAAATGGGAGTTCAATTCTATTTTAATAAGTTTAAACTGACTCCAGCGGTAAGAGGTACATTCTTTATGAATAACGAAATCGTTGCCGATAATGCTACTACGCCTCCTTATTGGTCTTCAGCAGTTTCTACATTGCAAACAAGAGCGATTATGTTTGTATTGAAGTTTGAATAA
- a CDS encoding V-type ATPase subunit a family protein — protein sequence MLQELENNFSELEKKILNLQKSNQNLSEKYLELNKEHTELKAKYDEERKKNQVLAEEQKNIKLYSAISGNPEHNRLMKNHINRLVKEVDFCIAQLQNSGL from the coding sequence ATGCTTCAAGAATTAGAAAATAATTTTTCAGAATTAGAGAAAAAGATTTTGAACCTCCAAAAAAGTAATCAAAATTTATCTGAAAAATATTTAGAATTAAATAAAGAGCATACCGAGCTGAAGGCGAAATATGATGAGGAAAGAAAAAAAAATCAGGTATTGGCAGAAGAACAGAAAAATATAAAATTGTATTCAGCAATATCAGGAAATCCTGAACACAACAGACTCATGAAAAACCATATCAACAGATTGGTAAAAGAAGTAGACTTTTGTATTGCACAGCTTCAAAATAGTGGATTATAA
- a CDS encoding cell division protein ZapA, with amino-acid sequence MEVRRITINIAGRVYPLNVPAAEEETLRKVGKQIENMIKDFEQNFDVRDKQDALAMCALKLGTNAEVVALTHEKNIKSTNERLVKINQSMDDIGK; translated from the coding sequence ATGGAGGTAAGGAGAATAACCATCAACATTGCAGGAAGAGTATATCCGCTAAATGTACCCGCAGCAGAAGAAGAAACACTGCGTAAAGTGGGGAAGCAAATTGAAAATATGATTAAAGATTTTGAACAAAATTTTGATGTAAGAGATAAACAAGATGCTTTAGCAATGTGCGCCCTAAAATTAGGAACCAATGCAGAAGTAGTAGCTCTAACTCATGAAAAAAATATAAAATCGACCAACGAAAGATTAGTGAAAATTAATCAGTCGATGGATGATATAGGAAAATAG
- the rny gene encoding ribonuclease Y, with translation MTTAIIVGVICLVIGAIAGMFFSKSSLNTKAKFIVDDAQKNAENLIEKANVQAESIKKEKNLQAKEKFLELKSQHDSDIQSREKKMQDAEKRTKDKENKLNDELSKAGKLEKDLDRQIADYAKKNEILEKKQSDLEQATAKKVEVLEKISNYTAEEAKAELVETMRAEAKTRAQAHVQSIMEEAQLNAKSEARKIVIQTIQRIGTEQAIENSVSVFNIESDEVKGRIIGREGRNIRALEAMTGVEIIVDDTPEAILLSCFDPVRREIARLSLHRLVTDGRIHPARIEEVVEKTKKQIEEEIIEVGKRTIIDLGIHGLHPELVKIVGRMKYRSSYGQNLLQHSREVANIAATMAAELGLNVKLAKRAGLLHDIGKVPEQESELPHALLGMQWAEKYGENAEVINAIGAHHDEVEMTSLLSPIIQVADAISGARPGARRQVLESYIQRLKDLEAAALSFEGVSSAYAIQAGRELRVMVESSRINDEMSSQLSYDISEKIQNELTYPGQVKVTVIRETRTVNIAR, from the coding sequence ATGACAACAGCCATAATAGTAGGCGTTATTTGCTTAGTAATCGGTGCAATAGCAGGGATGTTTTTCTCTAAAAGTTCACTGAATACAAAAGCTAAATTCATTGTAGATGATGCACAAAAGAACGCTGAAAACCTTATAGAAAAAGCTAATGTACAAGCTGAATCCATAAAAAAAGAAAAAAACCTTCAGGCTAAAGAAAAATTCTTAGAACTAAAGTCTCAGCATGACTCAGATATTCAGTCTCGCGAAAAGAAAATGCAGGATGCTGAAAAAAGAACCAAAGACAAAGAAAATAAGCTGAATGACGAGCTTAGCAAAGCCGGAAAATTAGAAAAAGATCTTGACAGACAGATTGCTGATTATGCTAAGAAAAATGAAATTTTAGAGAAAAAGCAAAGCGACTTAGAGCAGGCAACTGCTAAGAAAGTTGAAGTGCTGGAGAAAATCTCAAACTACACCGCAGAAGAAGCTAAAGCAGAATTGGTAGAAACCATGAGAGCAGAGGCTAAAACAAGAGCTCAGGCGCACGTTCAGAGCATTATGGAAGAAGCTCAGCTGAATGCTAAAAGTGAAGCAAGAAAAATCGTTATTCAGACGATTCAACGAATTGGTACAGAACAGGCGATTGAAAACTCCGTTTCGGTATTTAATATTGAATCTGATGAAGTAAAAGGTAGAATTATCGGTAGAGAAGGTAGAAACATTCGTGCTTTGGAAGCAATGACGGGTGTAGAAATTATCGTTGATGATACTCCAGAAGCAATTCTTCTTTCATGTTTTGATCCTGTAAGAAGAGAGATTGCAAGATTATCACTTCACAGATTGGTTACGGACGGTAGAATTCACCCGGCAAGAATCGAAGAAGTTGTAGAAAAAACAAAAAAACAAATCGAAGAAGAAATTATCGAAGTTGGTAAAAGAACGATTATCGATTTAGGAATTCACGGGTTACACCCAGAATTGGTGAAAATCGTGGGTAGAATGAAATACCGTTCTTCTTACGGTCAAAACCTTTTACAGCACTCAAGAGAAGTTGCCAACATTGCTGCAACAATGGCTGCTGAATTAGGATTAAACGTGAAATTAGCGAAAAGAGCAGGTCTTTTACATGATATTGGTAAAGTTCCTGAGCAGGAATCTGAGCTTCCACACGCACTTTTAGGAATGCAGTGGGCAGAAAAATATGGTGAAAATGCAGAAGTTATCAATGCTATCGGTGCTCACCATGACGAAGTAGAAATGACCTCTTTATTGTCTCCAATCATCCAGGTTGCCGATGCTATTTCAGGAGCAAGACCAGGAGCAAGAAGACAGGTTTTAGAATCTTACATCCAAAGGCTAAAAGATCTTGAAGCTGCAGCATTAAGCTTTGAAGGAGTTTCTTCAGCATATGCAATTCAGGCTGGTAGAGAGCTAAGAGTAATGGTAGAAAGCAGTAGAATAAACGACGAAATGTCTTCTCAGCTTTCTTATGATATTTCTGAGAAAATTCAAAACGAATTAACGTATCCAGGACAAGTAAAAGTTACGGTAATCAGAGAAACAAGAACTGTAAATATCGCGAGATAA
- a CDS encoding acyl-CoA thioesterase — translation MDNKPVTFQFISEPSDVNYGGNVHGGSVMKWIDQAGYACATTWSGNYSVTVYVGGIRFYEPIKIGEIVKVEAQVIYTGSSSMHISINVFSRNLKQPTFDKKTHCIIVFVAVDENGKKLPVPKWIPESEEEKQQEKYAKRLMDLRTQIEDEMKPFL, via the coding sequence ATGGATAACAAACCTGTTACTTTTCAGTTTATTTCAGAGCCCTCTGATGTTAATTACGGCGGAAATGTACACGGCGGAAGCGTGATGAAGTGGATTGACCAAGCCGGATATGCATGTGCAACAACATGGAGTGGAAATTATTCTGTAACAGTATATGTGGGTGGAATCCGTTTTTATGAGCCTATTAAAATCGGCGAAATTGTAAAAGTGGAAGCACAGGTAATTTATACAGGTTCTTCGAGTATGCATATCTCCATCAATGTCTTTTCAAGGAATTTAAAACAACCTACTTTTGACAAGAAAACACACTGCATCATTGTATTTGTAGCCGTTGATGAAAACGGAAAAAAACTGCCTGTTCCCAAATGGATTCCCGAATCTGAAGAAGAAAAGCAACAGGAAAAGTACGCTAAACGATTGATGGATTTAAGAACACAGATTGAAGATGAAATGAAACCGTTTTTGTAA
- a CDS encoding arsenate reductase family protein → MKKVFHLNTCDTCRKILAQFDLSDWKKREIRKEPITKEELEEMYKHTKSYEALFSKKSTQIKLRELDVKSLQENDFKDLILDHYTFLKRPVFMTDKEIFIGNDKKNVEALQEFFGVK, encoded by the coding sequence ATGAAAAAAGTTTTTCATCTTAATACCTGCGATACTTGCAGAAAGATTTTAGCACAGTTTGATTTGTCGGATTGGAAAAAAAGAGAAATAAGAAAAGAGCCGATTACCAAGGAGGAGCTTGAAGAAATGTATAAGCATACAAAGTCGTATGAAGCATTGTTCAGTAAAAAATCTACTCAGATTAAACTAAGAGAATTGGATGTGAAATCTTTACAGGAGAATGATTTTAAAGATTTGATTTTAGACCATTATACTTTCTTAAAACGTCCGGTTTTTATGACAGATAAAGAGATTTTTATTGGAAATGACAAAAAGAATGTGGAAGCTTTGCAAGAGTTTTTTGGAGTGAAGTAG
- the gcvT gene encoding glycine cleavage system aminomethyltransferase GcvT has protein sequence MKKTALYDKHVSLGAKIVPFAGFEMPVQYSGVTEEHFAVREKAGLFDVSHMGQFFIEGAGAKDLLQFVGTNNVDVLENGKAQYSCLPNENGGIVDDLIIYKMEDEKYFVVVNASNIDKDWNHISKYNSFGAKMTNASDEMSLLAIQGPKATEILQKLTETNLSEIPYYNFTVGTVAGVSDVIISNTGYTGSGGFEIYFNNESAEKLWDAILEAGAEEGIIPCGLAARDTLRLEKGFCLYGMDIDDTTSPMEAGLGWITKFDKDFVSKEIFTKQKEEGITRKLVGFELTDKGVPRHDYPVVDAEGNVIGKVTSGTQSPMKKIGLGLAYVDKSHFKLGTEIFIQVRNKNIPAKVVKTPFV, from the coding sequence ATGAAAAAAACAGCATTGTACGACAAACACGTTTCTTTAGGAGCGAAAATAGTACCTTTTGCAGGATTTGAAATGCCTGTACAATATTCCGGAGTAACGGAAGAACACTTTGCAGTAAGAGAAAAAGCAGGATTATTTGACGTATCTCACATGGGACAGTTTTTCATTGAAGGTGCAGGCGCAAAAGACCTTTTGCAGTTTGTGGGAACCAACAATGTAGATGTTTTAGAAAATGGAAAAGCTCAGTACTCTTGTCTTCCGAACGAAAACGGAGGAATTGTAGACGACCTTATCATTTATAAAATGGAAGATGAAAAATATTTTGTCGTTGTAAATGCTTCAAACATCGATAAAGACTGGAATCATATTTCAAAATACAACAGCTTCGGTGCAAAAATGACCAATGCTTCAGACGAAATGTCTTTATTGGCAATTCAAGGCCCGAAAGCAACAGAAATTCTTCAAAAATTAACAGAAACTAATCTTTCAGAAATTCCTTATTACAACTTTACTGTTGGTACTGTTGCAGGCGTTAGTGATGTGATTATTTCAAACACAGGATATACAGGAAGTGGTGGTTTTGAAATTTATTTCAACAACGAATCTGCAGAAAAATTGTGGGATGCTATCCTTGAAGCAGGAGCTGAAGAAGGTATTATTCCTTGTGGATTGGCTGCTAGAGACACTTTAAGACTAGAAAAAGGATTCTGTCTTTACGGAATGGACATCGACGATACAACCTCTCCTATGGAAGCTGGATTAGGATGGATTACTAAGTTTGACAAAGACTTTGTTTCTAAAGAAATTTTCACAAAACAAAAAGAAGAAGGTATTACCAGAAAATTAGTTGGTTTTGAATTGACTGATAAAGGAGTTCCAAGACATGATTATCCTGTGGTAGATGCCGAAGGAAATGTAATCGGGAAAGTAACTTCAGGTACTCAGTCTCCGATGAAAAAAATCGGTTTGGGATTAGCGTATGTTGATAAATCTCACTTCAAATTAGGTACCGAAATCTTTATTCAGGTAAGAAATAAAAACATTCCTGCAAAAGTGGTGAAAACTCCATTTGTATAA
- the idi gene encoding isopentenyl-diphosphate Delta-isomerase, whose protein sequence is MEEFVVLVNPQDEVLGLMEKQQAHINGLLHRAFSVFLFNENGEMLLQKRAAEKYHSPHQWTNAVCSHPRIEETYLEAAKRRLNEELGIDAELSPKFNFIYKADVGGGLWEHELDHVFTGTYHSDFNLNKDEVEEVRYISLENLDKEISEHPEQFTEWFKIILEEYKHHF, encoded by the coding sequence ATGGAAGAATTCGTAGTATTGGTAAATCCTCAAGATGAAGTTTTAGGTTTGATGGAAAAACAGCAGGCTCATATTAATGGCTTACTTCATCGAGCTTTTTCAGTTTTTTTATTTAATGAAAACGGCGAAATGTTGTTACAGAAAAGAGCTGCGGAGAAATATCATTCTCCTCATCAATGGACCAATGCTGTTTGCTCGCATCCCAGAATTGAAGAAACCTATCTTGAAGCAGCAAAAAGAAGACTGAATGAAGAATTAGGAATTGATGCGGAACTTTCACCAAAATTCAATTTCATCTATAAAGCAGATGTTGGAGGCGGACTTTGGGAGCACGAGCTCGACCATGTTTTTACCGGAACTTATCATTCAGATTTTAATTTAAATAAAGATGAAGTGGAAGAAGTGCGCTATATTTCACTTGAAAATTTAGATAAAGAAATTTCTGAGCACCCTGAACAATTTACAGAATGGTTTAAAATCATTCTGGAAGAATATAAACATCATTTTTAA
- a CDS encoding LNS2 domain-containing protein produces the protein MELDYIEHISPILKDGIKNYLIDIDGTITEDVPNEEPERMVTCEPFPDALETVNRWYDEGHQICFFTSRTENLKQITIDWLDKHGFKYHSVLCGKPRGGNYHWIDNHLVRATRYKGKFTDLVEKQVTIEVFKED, from the coding sequence ATGGAGCTAGATTATATTGAGCATATCAGTCCGATTCTAAAAGATGGAATTAAAAATTATCTTATCGATATCGACGGAACAATTACAGAAGATGTTCCCAACGAAGAGCCGGAAAGAATGGTTACGTGTGAGCCTTTCCCCGATGCACTAGAGACCGTTAATAGATGGTATGACGAAGGCCACCAAATTTGTTTTTTTACTTCAAGAACTGAAAATTTAAAACAAATTACAATAGACTGGTTAGACAAACATGGCTTCAAATATCACAGTGTTTTGTGTGGTAAACCAAGAGGAGGAAATTATCACTGGATTGATAATCACTTGGTAAGAGCTACAAGATACAAAGGCAAATTTACCGATTTGGTAGAAAAGCAAGTAACAATAGAAGTTTTTAAAGAAGATTAA
- a CDS encoding D-2-hydroxyacid dehydrogenase — MKVLANDGLDQSGIDALTEKGFEVITTKVPQELLLDYINEHKIRTVLVRSATQVRKDIIDNCPSLEIIGRGGVGMDNIDVDYAREKGIHVINTPSASSESVAELVFAHLFSGARFLQDSNRKMPLVGDTQFASLKKAYAAGIELKGKTIGIVGMGRIGQEVAKIALGLGMRVIAADNMVGKASIKVTFYNNQFINVEIETEPLEQVLKHADFITLHVPAQKNGYMIGKPEFDMMKDGVAIVNCSRGGVIDEAALIEALDSGKVRFAGLDVFINEPTPSKDIITHSKISVTPHTGASTLEAQDRIGLSLAEQISSILQVH, encoded by the coding sequence ATGAAAGTTTTAGCAAACGATGGTTTAGATCAATCTGGGATTGATGCATTAACCGAAAAAGGCTTTGAAGTAATTACGACAAAAGTTCCTCAGGAGCTTCTTTTAGATTACATCAATGAACACAAAATCCGCACTGTTTTGGTAAGAAGTGCGACACAGGTAAGGAAAGATATCATCGACAATTGTCCGTCACTTGAAATCATCGGAAGAGGTGGAGTAGGTATGGATAATATCGATGTAGATTATGCAAGAGAAAAAGGGATTCATGTGATTAATACGCCTTCTGCTTCTTCAGAATCGGTTGCTGAATTGGTTTTTGCGCATTTATTTTCAGGAGCTCGATTTTTACAGGATTCAAATAGAAAAATGCCTTTGGTAGGAGATACTCAATTTGCATCGCTTAAAAAAGCTTATGCTGCAGGGATTGAATTGAAAGGAAAAACCATCGGTATCGTTGGGATGGGAAGAATCGGTCAGGAAGTTGCTAAAATCGCTTTAGGTTTGGGAATGAGAGTAATCGCTGCTGATAATATGGTAGGAAAAGCCAGCATTAAAGTGACTTTTTACAATAACCAGTTTATCAATGTTGAAATTGAAACTGAACCTTTGGAGCAAGTTTTAAAGCATGCAGACTTTATTACGCTTCACGTTCCGGCTCAGAAAAATGGTTACATGATTGGTAAACCTGAATTTGATATGATGAAAGATGGTGTTGCTATCGTAAACTGTTCAAGAGGTGGAGTGATTGATGAAGCGGCTTTAATTGAAGCTTTAGATTCAGGAAAAGTAAGATTTGCAGGGCTTGATGTTTTCATTAACGAGCCAACTCCTTCAAAAGATATTATCACACATTCTAAAATTTCTGTAACTCCGCATACTGGCGCTTCAACACTGGAAGCTCAGGATAGAATTGGATTGTCTTTGGCAGAGCAGATTTCAAGTATTTTACAGGTACACTAA
- the mscL gene encoding large conductance mechanosensitive channel protein MscL — translation MGFIKEFKEFAVKGNAFDLAVGVIIGGAFGKIVTSVIDDLIMPIVAAIVGKPDFSSIYFAMGKGAENIPAGSTLAKAKELAPDAAIFAYGNFITVAINFILLALVVFMLVKTINRMRKAEVEAPEAPEAPAAPTATEQLLVEIRDELKKK, via the coding sequence ATGGGATTTATTAAAGAATTTAAAGAATTTGCCGTTAAAGGGAATGCTTTTGATTTGGCAGTCGGTGTAATCATCGGTGGTGCTTTCGGAAAAATTGTAACAAGCGTAATTGATGATTTGATTATGCCTATCGTTGCAGCAATCGTTGGAAAACCAGATTTCAGCAGTATTTATTTTGCAATGGGAAAAGGTGCAGAAAATATACCTGCAGGTTCAACGCTTGCAAAAGCTAAAGAACTGGCTCCGGATGCTGCCATTTTTGCTTACGGAAACTTCATTACTGTGGCTATCAATTTTATACTTCTTGCTCTGGTTGTTTTCATGCTTGTAAAAACAATTAACAGAATGAGAAAAGCTGAAGTTGAAGCTCCTGAAGCTCCTGAAGCTCCTGCAGCACCAACAGCGACAGAACAATTGCTTGTTGAAATTCGTGATGAATTGAAAAAGAAATAA